A single Micromonospora sp. CCTCC AA 2012012 DNA region contains:
- a CDS encoding STAS domain-containing protein gives MDRTDPDAPVVRIGGDLAFTTAAPLRAEVDRLLAETPPAIVLDFADLLFIDSTGLSVIVHAWREGQQGGTAIRLRATPRFLETILDMTGVTGLLARPQPGDRADRSAASA, from the coding sequence GTGGACCGCACCGACCCCGACGCTCCCGTCGTCCGGATCGGCGGGGACCTGGCCTTCACCACCGCCGCACCGCTGCGCGCCGAGGTGGACCGGCTGCTCGCCGAGACCCCGCCGGCCATCGTGCTGGACTTCGCCGACCTGCTCTTCATCGACAGCACCGGCCTGTCGGTGATCGTGCACGCCTGGCGTGAGGGTCAGCAGGGCGGCACCGCGATCCGGCTGCGCGCCACGCCCCGCTTCCTGGAGACGATCCTCGACATGACCGGGGTCACCGGCCTGCTCGCCCGGCCGCAGCCCGGCGACCGGGCCGACCGGTCCGCGGCGTCCGCCTGA
- a CDS encoding 4a-hydroxytetrahydrobiopterin dehydratase, which yields MRKQMEGDNQRRRALAREARERGRQPSETGASLSASKQITSLDRGRRTGPPPAGRHKPDTTRGGPAPPPAGTPERPRPQPQPGNPRVATLGYRDLVDDVGRRAGVDFSTAKVGAEATVLTLAWALDEAARQRLLEAVPVKLHDVVPVDGIERHDELPGFLAEVARLSGRSPEQARYQAEATLAALADADGDLVESLRVPDGLRELLAAPEPGGGLVGPASATAPLTDRELREALARLPYWSSDRRSLVRTIELPAGNLDRVLDRLDLLRVDLGRGPQLGRPEPDSAVLTVRTGQVDGVTALDVDLARRIDAVIDEAGAGMAAG from the coding sequence ATGCGCAAGCAGATGGAGGGCGACAACCAGCGCCGCCGGGCCCTGGCCCGGGAGGCCCGCGAGCGCGGTCGGCAGCCGAGCGAGACCGGTGCGAGCCTGAGCGCGTCCAAGCAGATCACCTCCCTGGACCGGGGTCGGCGGACCGGTCCCCCGCCGGCCGGACGCCACAAGCCGGACACCACGCGCGGCGGCCCCGCCCCGCCGCCGGCCGGCACGCCGGAGCGTCCCCGGCCGCAGCCGCAGCCCGGCAACCCACGGGTGGCCACCCTCGGCTACCGCGACCTGGTCGACGACGTGGGCCGCCGTGCCGGCGTGGACTTCTCCACCGCGAAGGTGGGCGCCGAGGCGACCGTGCTGACGCTGGCCTGGGCGCTGGACGAGGCGGCCCGCCAGCGGCTGCTCGAGGCGGTGCCGGTGAAGCTGCACGACGTGGTGCCGGTGGACGGCATCGAACGCCACGACGAGCTGCCCGGCTTCCTGGCCGAGGTGGCCCGACTCAGTGGGCGCAGCCCCGAGCAGGCCCGTTACCAGGCGGAGGCGACCCTGGCCGCGCTGGCCGACGCGGACGGCGACCTGGTGGAGTCGCTGCGCGTACCGGACGGGTTGCGGGAGCTGCTCGCCGCGCCGGAGCCCGGCGGCGGCCTGGTCGGTCCGGCGTCGGCGACCGCGCCGCTGACCGACCGGGAGCTGCGGGAGGCCCTCGCGCGGCTGCCGTACTGGTCGAGCGACCGGCGGTCGCTGGTGCGCACCATCGAGTTGCCCGCGGGCAACCTGGACCGGGTGCTCGACCGGCTCGACCTGCTCCGGGTGGACCTCGGGCGCGGGCCGCAGCTCGGCCGGCCGGAGCCGGACAGCGCGGTGCTGACCGTGCGTACCGGCCAGGTCGACGGGGTGACCGCCCTCGACGTGGACCTGGCCCGGCGGATCGACGCGGTCATCGATGAGGCCGGCGCGGGAATGGCCGCCGGCTGA
- a CDS encoding STAS domain-containing protein: MTFTVAYAGQDGASAHLRLTGELDMSTAPELNAAIDRLAADGVREFLVDLTELIFCDSTGIAAFVRGDNHAAAAGGWLRVTGATGRVARVLRVTGLAEVLEYDPQVADPRSQSAS; encoded by the coding sequence GTGACCTTCACCGTCGCGTACGCCGGACAGGACGGCGCATCGGCGCACCTGCGTCTCACCGGAGAGCTGGACATGAGCACCGCGCCGGAGCTGAACGCCGCGATCGACCGCCTGGCGGCCGACGGTGTCCGCGAGTTCCTGGTCGACCTCACCGAGCTCATCTTCTGCGACTCGACCGGCATCGCGGCCTTCGTCCGCGGGGACAATCACGCGGCCGCCGCGGGCGGCTGGTTGCGGGTCACCGGCGCGACCGGCCGGGTGGCCCGGGTGCTCCGGGTGACCGGGCTCGCCGAGGTGCTCGAGTACGACCCACAGGTGGCCGACCCGAGGTCGCAGTCGGCCTCGTGA
- a CDS encoding NAD(P)/FAD-dependent oxidoreductase: protein MTKPRVVIVGAGFAGYHAAKTLSRLAGKRAEIVLLNSTDYFLYLPLLPEVAAGVVEPTRISVPLSGTLDGVRVVVGEADRVDLQNRWIGYRQQEGDRGRLAYDRLVLAVGSVNKLLPIPGVTEYAHGFRGLPEALYLHDHVVRQVELAELTDDPAEQRARTTFVVVGAGYTGTEVAAHGQLFTDRLVRQRPHLNVRPRWLLLDVAPRVLPELDQRMSVTADRVLRRRGVDVRMGTSVSEATPDGVMLTDGEYVPTCSLVWCVGVRPDPFVAELGLRTEKGRLVVDEYLTVPGFPEVYACGDAAAVPDVTRPGQVCAMTAQHAQRQGKLVAHNIAASYGQGNRKPYKHHDLGWVVDLGGKDAAANPLKVSLSGLPAKAVTRGYHLLAMPGNRARVGADWVLDATLPRPAVQLGLVPGTAVPLESESPEVVRRA, encoded by the coding sequence ATGACGAAACCTCGTGTGGTGATCGTGGGGGCCGGGTTCGCCGGATACCACGCGGCGAAGACGTTGAGCCGGCTCGCCGGCAAGCGGGCCGAGATCGTCCTGCTGAACTCGACCGACTACTTCCTCTATCTGCCGCTGCTGCCCGAGGTCGCCGCCGGCGTCGTGGAGCCGACCCGCATCTCGGTGCCGCTGTCGGGCACCCTCGACGGCGTCCGGGTGGTGGTCGGCGAGGCGGACCGGGTGGACCTGCAGAACCGCTGGATCGGCTACCGGCAGCAGGAGGGGGACCGGGGGCGGCTCGCGTACGACCGGCTCGTGCTCGCCGTCGGCAGCGTGAACAAGCTGCTGCCGATCCCCGGCGTGACCGAGTACGCCCACGGCTTCCGGGGCCTGCCCGAGGCGCTCTATCTGCACGACCACGTGGTGCGGCAGGTCGAGCTGGCCGAGCTGACCGACGACCCGGCCGAGCAGCGCGCCCGGACCACCTTCGTGGTGGTCGGCGCGGGCTACACCGGCACCGAGGTCGCCGCACACGGCCAGCTCTTCACCGACCGGCTGGTCAGGCAGCGCCCACACCTGAACGTCCGCCCGCGCTGGCTGCTGCTCGACGTGGCGCCCCGGGTGCTGCCCGAGCTGGACCAGCGGATGTCGGTCACCGCCGACCGGGTGCTGCGCCGACGCGGCGTGGACGTGCGGATGGGCACCTCCGTCTCGGAGGCCACCCCGGACGGGGTGATGCTGACCGACGGCGAGTACGTGCCCACCTGCAGCCTGGTCTGGTGCGTCGGGGTACGCCCCGATCCCTTCGTCGCCGAGCTGGGCCTGCGCACCGAGAAGGGCCGGCTGGTGGTCGACGAGTACCTCACCGTCCCCGGCTTCCCCGAGGTGTACGCCTGCGGCGACGCCGCCGCCGTGCCCGACGTGACCCGCCCCGGGCAGGTCTGCGCGATGACCGCCCAGCACGCGCAGCGGCAGGGCAAGCTCGTCGCGCACAACATCGCCGCCTCCTACGGGCAGGGCAACCGGAAGCCGTACAAGCACCACGACCTGGGCTGGGTGGTCGACCTCGGCGGGAAGGACGCCGCCGCGAACCCGCTGAAGGTGTCGCTGTCCGGCCTGCCGGCCAAGGCGGTCACCCGCGGCTACCACCTGCTCGCCATGCCCGGCAACCGGGCCCGGGTGGGGGCGGACTGGGTGCTGGACGCCACCCTGCCCCGACCCGCCGTGCAGCTCGGCCTGGTGCCGGGCACCGCCGTGCCGCTGGAGAGCGAGTCGCCCGAGGTGGTCCGCCGGGCCTGA
- a CDS encoding response regulator: MGPGTPSPVRILVVDDDPGDVLMIEEALADSDVEKVIDVVNDGQEAMEFLRREGRHTDARRPDVILLDLNMPRMDGRQVLGEVKQDEDLRTIPIVVLTTSNADTDIVGSYTLQANAYVTKPIDLDDFNDVVRRIDEFFGRVVVLPKRG; encoded by the coding sequence ATGGGTCCAGGCACTCCCAGCCCCGTTCGCATCCTGGTGGTGGACGACGACCCGGGTGACGTCCTGATGATCGAGGAGGCCCTCGCGGACTCCGACGTGGAGAAGGTCATCGACGTGGTCAACGACGGCCAGGAGGCGATGGAGTTCCTCCGCCGGGAGGGTCGGCACACCGATGCGCGCCGCCCGGACGTGATCCTGCTCGACCTGAACATGCCGCGGATGGACGGCCGGCAGGTGCTCGGCGAGGTGAAGCAGGACGAGGACCTGCGGACCATCCCGATCGTCGTGTTGACCACCTCGAACGCGGACACCGACATCGTCGGCAGCTACACCCTCCAGGCGAACGCATACGTGACGAAGCCGATCGACCTGGACGACTTCAACGACGTGGTGCGTCGGATCGACGAGTTCTTCGGCCGCGTGGTGGTGCTGCCCAAGCGGGGTTGA
- a CDS encoding STAS domain-containing protein, giving the protein MPAQLLTIEVSRLDAGGARLRLAGELDFDTAPQLVAAAAELRRNGHQELLLDFTDVGLCDSSGLSALVVIHRAGAGPVRLTGTNEQVQQLLDRTGLGELLAVAPPVARDGSREVG; this is encoded by the coding sequence ATGCCCGCCCAGCTGTTGACCATCGAGGTGAGCCGGCTCGACGCCGGCGGCGCCCGACTCCGGCTGGCCGGCGAGCTCGACTTCGACACCGCGCCCCAGCTGGTGGCCGCCGCCGCGGAGCTCCGCCGGAACGGCCACCAGGAGCTGCTGCTCGACTTCACCGACGTCGGGCTCTGCGACTCCTCCGGGCTCAGCGCGCTCGTGGTGATCCACCGCGCCGGCGCCGGTCCGGTCCGGCTCACCGGCACGAACGAGCAGGTCCAGCAGCTGCTGGACCGCACCGGGCTGGGCGAGCTGCTGGCCGTGGCGCCGCCGGTCGCCCGCGACGGCTCCCGCGAGGTCGGCTGA
- a CDS encoding M20/M25/M40 family metallo-hydrolase, producing the protein MGSHETAGERPTRSTRRSFLTASAAATAATVAAPLTGTAAAAHEPGPPPGPGQPVRPQPPGRELAALLREVDRDRIEATVRRLAAFGTRHTLSAQDDPQRGIGAARDWIRDRLSEYAAASGGRMTVELQSYVQQPASRIPTATRITNVVATLRGVSSPDRVYVVTGHYDSRATDVMDAVGDAPGADDDASGVAVLMELARVMATRPVEATVVFAAVAGEEQGLYGSAYLAGQLKAAGVDVQGMFSNDIVGSSTADDGTRDPRTVRLFAEGVPTAETPAEASVRQSVGGENDSPSRQLARFVADVAENGATGMRIRVVYRRDRYLRGSDHISFLRQGWPAGRFTEPNEDFAHQHQDVRVVDGVQYGDLPEFCDFDYITRVARVNGAALWSLAQAPGTPKGAVIVTSNLTNDTTLRWQRGDEPDLAGYEVLWRETTAAEWQRVIAVGDVTEVTVDLSKDNVFFGVRAVDRDGHRSPVAFPRPGS; encoded by the coding sequence ATGGGATCCCATGAGACCGCCGGGGAACGGCCCACGAGGTCGACCCGGCGCAGCTTCCTCACCGCGTCCGCGGCGGCCACCGCCGCCACCGTCGCCGCCCCGCTGACCGGCACGGCGGCGGCCGCGCACGAGCCCGGCCCACCGCCCGGCCCCGGCCAGCCGGTCCGCCCCCAGCCGCCCGGCCGGGAGCTGGCCGCGCTGCTGCGCGAGGTCGACCGGGACCGGATCGAGGCCACCGTCCGGCGGCTGGCCGCCTTCGGCACCCGGCACACCCTCTCGGCCCAGGACGACCCGCAGCGCGGCATCGGCGCCGCCCGAGACTGGATCCGCGACCGGCTGTCGGAGTACGCCGCCGCGTCCGGCGGCCGGATGACGGTGGAACTCCAGTCGTACGTCCAGCAGCCGGCCTCGCGGATCCCCACCGCGACCCGGATCACCAACGTGGTGGCGACCCTGCGCGGCGTCTCCTCCCCCGACCGGGTGTACGTGGTCACCGGCCACTACGACTCCCGCGCGACCGACGTGATGGACGCGGTTGGTGACGCCCCCGGCGCCGACGACGACGCGTCGGGGGTGGCGGTGCTGATGGAGCTGGCCCGGGTGATGGCGACCCGGCCCGTCGAGGCCACCGTCGTCTTCGCCGCCGTGGCCGGCGAGGAGCAGGGCCTGTACGGCTCGGCGTACCTGGCCGGGCAGCTCAAGGCGGCCGGTGTCGACGTGCAGGGGATGTTCAGCAACGACATCGTGGGCAGCAGCACCGCCGACGACGGCACCCGCGACCCGCGGACCGTCCGGCTCTTCGCCGAGGGAGTGCCGACCGCGGAGACCCCGGCCGAGGCGAGCGTCCGCCAGTCGGTGGGCGGCGAGAACGACTCGCCGTCCCGGCAGCTCGCCCGGTTCGTCGCCGACGTCGCCGAGAACGGTGCCACCGGCATGCGGATCCGGGTCGTCTACCGGCGGGACCGCTACCTGCGCGGCAGCGACCACATCTCGTTCCTGCGCCAGGGCTGGCCGGCCGGCCGCTTCACCGAGCCGAACGAGGACTTCGCCCACCAGCACCAGGACGTCCGGGTGGTCGACGGCGTGCAGTACGGCGACCTGCCGGAGTTCTGCGACTTCGACTACATCACCCGGGTGGCCCGGGTGAACGGCGCCGCGCTCTGGTCGTTGGCGCAGGCGCCGGGCACCCCGAAGGGGGCGGTGATCGTCACCAGCAACCTCACCAACGACACGACGCTGCGCTGGCAGCGCGGCGACGAGCCCGACCTGGCCGGCTACGAGGTGCTGTGGCGGGAGACCACGGCCGCCGAGTGGCAGCGGGTGATCGCAGTCGGCGACGTCACCGAGGTGACCGTCGACCTCTCCAAGGACAACGTCTTCTTCGGGGTACGCGCGGTGGACCGGGACGGGCACCGCAGCCCCGTCGCCTTCCCGCGTCCCGGCAGCTGA
- a CDS encoding GNAT family N-acetyltransferase: MRYLRTGATVGIRRPRPTDEAEFVAAARRSRELHHPWLAAPADPTAYAAWLRKIRRRDSSGFVFCDRASGEIAGYASISGIVLGALRGGYLGYAAFLPYAGTGHASAGIGLVVAYAFDAMGLHRLEANIQPGNEPSKRVARKLGFRQEGFSPDYLFIDGAWRDHERWAITAPAAD, encoded by the coding sequence GTGAGATACCTGCGTACCGGTGCGACGGTGGGGATCCGCCGGCCCCGCCCCACCGACGAGGCCGAGTTCGTGGCCGCCGCCCGGCGCAGCCGGGAACTGCACCACCCGTGGCTCGCCGCACCGGCCGATCCCACGGCGTACGCCGCGTGGCTGCGCAAGATCCGTCGCCGGGACAGCTCCGGCTTCGTCTTCTGCGACCGGGCCAGCGGGGAGATCGCCGGGTACGCCTCGATCAGCGGCATCGTCCTCGGTGCGCTGCGCGGCGGCTACCTGGGTTACGCCGCGTTCCTGCCGTACGCCGGCACCGGCCACGCCTCGGCCGGCATCGGCCTGGTGGTGGCGTACGCGTTCGACGCGATGGGGCTGCACCGGCTGGAGGCGAACATCCAGCCCGGCAACGAGCCCTCGAAGCGGGTGGCCCGCAAGCTCGGTTTCCGGCAGGAGGGGTTCTCCCCGGACTACCTCTTCATCGACGGGGCGTGGCGGGACCACGAGCGGTGGGCGATCACCGCCCCGGCGGCCGACTGA
- a CDS encoding AI-2E family transporter, producing MSRADDRGTARRALIVIGLVLATMLVLVLLWATRRVLIWLLVAVFFAVALKPLVDQVERRWVRRRALATLLVFLAAFGLLAGIAAGIVLPLLDEVGRFADRAPELLREARAGRGPIGEVLQRLRLREYATSHSHQIRQYGAQLRQPAVGLVRGVLETLAGLVTVIVLAYLMVLEAPRIIAATLALVGDGPAQRLRRVGRDTSRTITGYLSGNLLISVICGGLTFLVLFLTGVPFAAVIALLVAIADLIPLVGATLGAILAAGAGFLHSPGTGVVVLVFFVVYQQVENHLLQPLIMSRAVRLNPLTVLVSVLLAAELAGLVGALLAIPAAGVVQILLREYAPAGLRSVPSPATGDTDDDAAGGRHPGDGDRPPADG from the coding sequence ATGAGCAGAGCCGACGACCGGGGCACCGCCCGACGGGCGCTGATCGTCATCGGTCTGGTGCTGGCCACCATGCTGGTGCTGGTCCTGCTCTGGGCCACCCGACGGGTGCTGATCTGGCTGCTGGTCGCCGTCTTCTTCGCGGTGGCGCTGAAGCCCCTGGTGGACCAGGTGGAGCGGCGCTGGGTCCGGCGCCGCGCCCTGGCCACGCTGCTGGTCTTCCTGGCCGCGTTCGGGCTGCTCGCCGGGATCGCCGCGGGGATCGTGCTGCCGCTGCTGGACGAGGTGGGACGCTTCGCCGACCGGGCGCCGGAGCTGCTGCGCGAGGCCCGCGCCGGCCGGGGACCGATCGGCGAGGTGCTGCAACGGCTGCGGCTGCGGGAGTACGCCACCAGCCACTCCCACCAGATCCGCCAGTACGGCGCGCAGCTGCGCCAACCGGCGGTGGGGCTGGTCCGGGGCGTGCTGGAGACCCTCGCCGGGCTGGTCACGGTGATTGTGCTGGCGTACCTGATGGTGCTGGAGGCCCCGCGGATCATCGCCGCGACGCTGGCCCTGGTGGGCGACGGCCCGGCGCAGCGGCTGCGCCGCGTCGGCCGCGACACCTCCCGCACGATCACCGGCTACCTCAGCGGCAACCTGCTGATCAGCGTGATCTGCGGTGGTCTGACCTTTCTGGTGCTCTTCCTCACCGGCGTGCCGTTCGCGGCGGTGATCGCGCTGCTGGTGGCGATCGCGGACCTGATCCCGCTGGTGGGCGCGACCCTCGGGGCGATCCTCGCGGCCGGCGCCGGCTTCCTGCACTCGCCGGGCACGGGCGTGGTGGTGCTGGTCTTCTTCGTCGTCTACCAGCAGGTGGAGAACCACCTGCTGCAACCGCTGATCATGTCCCGGGCGGTCCGGTTGAACCCGCTGACCGTGCTGGTCAGCGTGCTGCTCGCGGCCGAGCTGGCCGGTCTGGTGGGCGCCCTGCTGGCCATCCCGGCGGCGGGCGTGGTGCAGATCCTGCTGCGCGAGTACGCGCCGGCCGGGCTGCGCAGCGTGCCGTCGCCGGCCACCGGCGACACCGACGACGACGCGGCCGGCGGCCGGCACCCCGGGGACGGGGACCGGCCGCCGGCCGACGGCTGA
- a CDS encoding spermidine synthase has product MESPADDLALVVDPARRTGRTLLAAGVAQSYVDLVDPRHLHFEYVRRMAAVLDVVAPAGRPLDVLHLGGGALTLPRWLAATRPGSAQRVVERDPAVVELVRRELPALPTEVTVTVADARDAVTAAPPARYDVVLADIYRAARMPAHVASVEFVTEVARTLRPEGVYLVNVTDLPPLTFSRTQVATLRAVFADVCVLADRRMLRGRRYGNLVLAAAHRPDRLPVRRLTARVAADPLPGGVLHGAALDAFVSGARPATDATLADG; this is encoded by the coding sequence ATGGAGAGCCCCGCCGACGACCTCGCGCTGGTCGTCGACCCGGCGCGCCGGACCGGGCGCACGCTGCTGGCCGCCGGCGTGGCCCAGTCGTACGTGGACCTCGTCGACCCCCGCCACCTGCACTTCGAGTACGTCCGCCGGATGGCCGCGGTGCTCGACGTGGTCGCCCCGGCCGGCCGGCCGTTGGACGTGCTGCACCTGGGCGGTGGCGCGCTCACCCTGCCCCGCTGGCTGGCCGCCACCCGTCCCGGCTCGGCACAGCGGGTCGTGGAGCGGGACCCGGCGGTGGTCGAGCTGGTCCGCCGCGAGCTGCCCGCGCTCCCGACCGAGGTGACCGTGACGGTCGCCGACGCCCGGGACGCGGTGACCGCCGCCCCGCCCGCCCGGTACGACGTGGTCCTCGCCGACATCTACCGGGCCGCCCGGATGCCGGCCCACGTGGCGAGCGTCGAGTTCGTCACCGAGGTGGCCCGGACCCTGCGCCCGGAGGGCGTCTACCTGGTCAACGTGACCGACCTGCCCCCGCTGACCTTCTCCCGTACGCAGGTGGCGACGCTGCGCGCCGTCTTCGCCGACGTCTGCGTGCTGGCGGACCGCCGGATGCTGCGCGGCCGGCGGTACGGCAACCTGGTGCTCGCCGCCGCGCACCGCCCCGACCGCCTGCCGGTACGCCGGCTGACGGCCCGGGTGGCCGCCGACCCGCTGCCCGGCGGGGTGCTGCACGGCGCGGCGCTGGACGCCTTCGTCTCCGGTGCCCGCCCGGCCACCGACGCCACCCTCGCCGACGGCTGA
- a CDS encoding cobalamin B12-binding domain-containing protein: MTATTTEADPAHAYPGYLEFLADADEYGAVEVALGLLESGVPAERVLLELVAPAQAEVGERWARNEWSVAQEHAATHISERVVAAVAAYVNPRPVRGRIVVACMDGEWHALPPRLVAEVLRLRGWQVTFLGASVPAAHLVSYLHRYDAEAVALACALPMRLPYAHRMIEACRRADVPVLVGGRGFGDDGRWAARLGVPWAPDAPSAADLVADERALRRVTPPRLDHLADDEYASLTKRRGELIDSALADLRERVPSVNDYTVAQLDSTISDLGYIVDFLAAALYVDDATLFTDFVGWLVSILTSRGVPAGAVGLTLDHYAQVLRDFPRAAAFLAESRELVSASAAR, from the coding sequence GTGACCGCGACCACCACCGAGGCCGATCCGGCCCACGCCTACCCCGGCTATCTGGAGTTCCTGGCCGACGCCGACGAGTACGGCGCGGTCGAGGTGGCGCTCGGGCTGCTGGAGTCGGGTGTCCCCGCCGAGCGGGTGCTGCTGGAGCTGGTCGCCCCGGCCCAGGCCGAGGTGGGGGAGCGGTGGGCCCGCAACGAGTGGAGCGTGGCCCAGGAGCACGCCGCCACGCACATCAGCGAGCGGGTCGTGGCGGCGGTCGCCGCGTACGTCAACCCGCGCCCGGTGCGTGGCCGGATCGTGGTCGCCTGCATGGACGGGGAGTGGCACGCGTTGCCGCCCCGGCTGGTGGCCGAGGTGCTGCGGTTGCGCGGCTGGCAGGTGACCTTCCTCGGCGCCAGCGTGCCGGCCGCCCACCTGGTGTCCTACCTGCACCGGTACGACGCCGAGGCGGTCGCCCTGGCGTGCGCGCTGCCGATGCGGCTGCCGTACGCGCACCGGATGATCGAGGCGTGCCGTCGGGCGGACGTGCCGGTGCTGGTCGGTGGGCGGGGCTTCGGTGACGACGGGCGCTGGGCCGCCCGGCTCGGGGTGCCGTGGGCGCCGGACGCGCCGTCGGCCGCCGATCTCGTCGCCGACGAGCGGGCACTGCGCCGGGTCACCCCGCCCCGGCTGGACCACCTGGCCGACGACGAGTACGCGAGCCTGACGAAGCGGCGCGGGGAGCTGATCGACAGCGCCCTGGCGGACCTGCGGGAGCGGGTGCCGAGCGTCAACGACTACACCGTCGCCCAGCTCGACTCCACGATCAGCGACCTGGGCTACATCGTCGACTTCCTGGCCGCCGCGCTCTACGTCGACGACGCCACCCTCTTCACCGACTTCGTCGGCTGGCTGGTGTCGATTCTGACCAGCCGAGGCGTGCCGGCCGGCGCGGTCGGGCTGACCCTCGACCACTACGCTCAGGTGCTGCGGGACTTCCCGCGGGCCGCCGCGTTCCTGGCGGAGAGCCGGGAGCTGGTGTCGGCGTCGGCGGCGCGCTGA
- a CDS encoding PP2C family protein-serine/threonine phosphatase, with amino-acid sequence MTAADVRDSEPGDGRISTPSAARATAWSAAAPARPALPPLAPDRGSAAPDWSEVVEHFREGLIVCDADGVVRHVSPVAERLLPEVRTGEVLEASGLELFSGTGPAEFTHGDRRLRLRQVPLSAARCCWYVEDVTESVSRADALLAERARSAFLAVVGEKLGNPLHPDRAAAAVVRLAVPTLADVAVLVLAPRSGRARWWRASRSDDEAPAVDSGMLSATALPVAIAEGLSGAEPHTLDWLVEQAVEAGWLPGLTAAEATARVVPLPGRDDPAGVLLVARRAVRWYDEADVDLVRAFAGRAGAALTTAVLYRDQAEVADTLQASLVPVEPTAATGVQWGTAYRPAQAGLRIGGDFYGSHRLADGGSVFFLGDVSGKGVEAAVFTGQLRQCLQALHRVESQPGRLLKLLNDALLETTQAHGQGRFATMVLGVVRPHRDGSLTLTMAGGGHLPPLVLRASGEVEVVPLSGMLIGVVPDPRIGEVTVRLEPGETCLLYSDGVTEARGGRRGDEQFGTDRLLTAISGCARMPAPALAERIEQVTCDWLAHGDHDDIAVLALRATGTGARAPRHLHAVTTLARADDPRESSA; translated from the coding sequence GTGACTGCTGCCGACGTCAGGGACTCCGAGCCCGGCGACGGACGGATCTCCACGCCGAGTGCCGCACGGGCCACGGCGTGGTCCGCCGCCGCGCCCGCGCGGCCGGCCCTGCCCCCGTTGGCACCGGACCGCGGCTCCGCCGCGCCGGACTGGTCGGAGGTCGTCGAGCACTTCCGCGAGGGCCTGATCGTCTGCGACGCCGACGGGGTGGTGCGGCACGTCAGCCCGGTCGCCGAACGGCTGCTGCCCGAGGTCCGCACCGGGGAGGTGCTCGAGGCCAGCGGTCTGGAGCTGTTCTCCGGCACCGGTCCCGCCGAGTTCACGCACGGGGACCGCCGGCTGCGGCTGCGTCAGGTGCCGCTCTCGGCCGCCCGCTGCTGCTGGTACGTGGAGGACGTCACCGAGAGCGTCAGCCGCGCCGACGCCCTGCTCGCCGAGCGGGCCCGGTCGGCGTTCCTGGCCGTGGTGGGGGAGAAGCTCGGCAACCCGCTGCACCCCGACCGGGCCGCCGCCGCCGTGGTCCGGCTCGCCGTGCCCACCCTCGCCGACGTCGCCGTACTGGTGCTGGCCCCGCGCTCGGGGCGGGCCCGCTGGTGGCGCGCCTCCCGCTCGGACGACGAGGCCCCGGCCGTGGACAGCGGCATGCTCAGCGCGACGGCGCTGCCGGTGGCCATCGCGGAGGGCCTCTCCGGCGCCGAACCGCACACCCTGGACTGGCTGGTCGAGCAGGCGGTGGAGGCCGGCTGGCTGCCCGGGCTGACCGCCGCCGAGGCGACCGCGCGGGTGGTGCCGCTGCCCGGCCGTGACGATCCGGCCGGCGTGCTGCTGGTCGCCCGCCGCGCCGTCCGCTGGTACGACGAGGCCGACGTCGACCTGGTCCGCGCCTTCGCGGGTCGGGCCGGGGCGGCCCTGACCACGGCGGTGCTCTATCGCGACCAGGCCGAGGTCGCCGACACCCTCCAGGCCAGCCTGGTGCCCGTCGAGCCGACCGCGGCCACCGGCGTGCAGTGGGGTACGGCGTACCGGCCGGCGCAGGCCGGGCTGCGCATCGGCGGCGACTTCTACGGCTCGCACCGGCTCGCCGACGGCGGTTCGGTCTTCTTCCTCGGTGACGTCTCCGGCAAGGGGGTGGAGGCGGCCGTCTTCACCGGGCAGCTGCGCCAGTGCCTCCAGGCGCTGCACCGGGTGGAGTCACAGCCGGGGCGGCTGCTCAAGCTGCTCAACGACGCGCTGCTGGAGACCACCCAGGCACACGGCCAGGGCCGGTTCGCCACGATGGTGCTCGGCGTGGTGCGACCGCACCGCGACGGCAGCCTCACCCTGACCATGGCCGGCGGTGGCCATCTCCCGCCGCTGGTGCTGCGGGCCTCCGGCGAGGTCGAGGTGGTGCCGCTGAGCGGGATGCTCATCGGCGTGGTGCCCGACCCCCGCATCGGCGAGGTCACCGTCCGGCTGGAGCCCGGCGAGACGTGCCTGCTCTACAGCGACGGCGTCACCGAGGCGCGGGGCGGCCGGCGGGGCGACGAGCAGTTCGGCACCGACCGGCTGCTGACCGCCATCTCCGGCTGCGCCCGCATGCCGGCGCCGGCGCTCGCCGAGCGGATCGAGCAGGTGACCTGCGACTGGCTGGCCCACGGCGACCACGACGACATCGCGGTGCTCGCCCTGCGCGCGACCGGCACCGGAGCCCGGGCGCCCCGACACCTCCACGCGGTGACCACCCTGGCCCGTGCCGACGACCCGAGGGAGAGCAGCGCGTGA